Within Anguilla anguilla isolate fAngAng1 chromosome 11, fAngAng1.pri, whole genome shotgun sequence, the genomic segment GAAAGGTCGGCCCATCGTGTTTTAGACAGGTTAAACAGGAGGGGTGACCTTTCGGAAGCGGCACACTGGGGGGCCAGATCAATGCCATCGCAGCCATCTGATCCCGGGGCAGCCAAACTGCAGGGGCCCCAGTCACTAAAACCCAACCCTGCTGGGTCCACAGACGCCTCGGCATGGATTAGCTACCCCCTGGTGGGGGACAGTGACACGAAAGGCCGGATGGggaggcgggtgggggggtgtttggtgggatgggggggggcatgctcGGGCCAGAAGGAAAAGGCACGAAGCAAGAGTTCCCAACTCCGTGGCAACCCGCCTCTTAATCAGCTAATTGAGCAAATGACTCAATCAGGACCAGTTCgctttccttccctctccagAGGCAGGAGGTTTAATGGCCTCTATAAAACCCACTGGCACGGTGTGCTCCTGCACTAAagattacaacaacaaaaaatgagtCTCACTAAGGTAAACACACTCCAATCAAACAAAAGTGAGAAGAAAAgggaataaagaaataaatacaaacataaagCCGGAGCTGCAGTGTTTAATCTCCCACCTTTCACAATACTAGGCCCATCGAGGAGAGAGCAGCGTTAGAGGAGCTGACAGGCTGGGCGACCCACCTTATTGGCTGCGTCGATGAACTTGACCCCTTTGTACGTAATGGAGAGGACGATGGTGGGGACCTTCCTCATCTGCTCCGTCGACCTCTGCGAAGGGGGGAGACACCGGGCGGAAATGACTCATCGAACGAGGCGAGTGGGGGCGGGTGATATTCAAAGtcagacagaggaggggggaggtgacAGAAGACCTTGAGTGACACGGGGAGGATCGCGCTTTCCAATCCATTACGCTCCCAACAGTCACAGGTGTGCACTGCGGCTGAGGGGCTGAACCCAGTCACGCCCCACACAGCTTCAGGCCCTGTGCGCGACTCCATCTGTGCAGCACGCGCTCATAAGCAGGCTGTAATCATCCACATtcactactgtgtgtgtgtgtgtgtgtgtgtgtgtgtgtgcgtgcgtgcgtgcgtgtgtgtgtgtgtgtgtgtgtgtgcgtgtgtgtgtgtgtatatgtgcgtgtgtgtgtgtgtgtgtgtgtgtgtgcgtaactgtgtgtaactgtgtgtgcgtgcgtgtttgtgtgcacacgtgtgtgtatgcgtgtttgtgtgtgagcaggtgcGCGTAACAAACGTACACAGCAAAGCACAGTGTGCTGAAAGATGTACTGAAACCATGAAGATATCAGTGTCTGCTCCCCTAAACCATAAACAGCAGGGCAGACAAACAAGTCTAAAGCATGAAGGCAGCGGTGTCACTCTCCAGCTCAGAGGCAGACCTCTCAGGAGGTGACGTAGCCTCATAAAGCATTAGCTGATTAAAGCACATAATTCAGCAGGGCTGAAGTGCCAATGCCTCCACAGGCCGCTGGGCTCTGAGGGCAAACACAGCCAGTAACAGCAGATGCAAGGCAGCAGCAACTCACATTTAGCTACTTCCACTTACACCACACAAGAAGCCTCTCGGCTGGACACCAGCTTTGACAAAAAATTAACTGAAGTTGACAGTGAGTTACAACTATAAATAGACAGGTTAATGCCACCGCTCCAACAGGAAGTGGGTCAGCAGCTCTCCCTTAACAACTTAGGTTTCATTTCCCTCATTTCTACCGGGCTAAACTCATCAGAACCCAGGCCAGCCCAGCTGGCACTCCCACCGTCCTttgcggggctgggggggctaaAGGTTATCTGAAAATGCAGTTCTTTCTAGCCAAGAATCTAGAAGTGTAGTCATAGCTTTTTTTCCTTGGCTgactgtgcttttattttcttattaaaacCATGTACCACGCACTGAATTATATTACAGCCTACCAATGCAGAAGGCCATCAATTCTATTTCACTGTCCTGTGGCGTTCATAGTCCTTATTAAACACAGTCCTGTCCAAGGCTGTGCCGTATGACACATTTAAAACGGCTGGATGAATTACTGCCGTTAGAGGCCGGACTGTTCCAGCCCGCGTCCATCACTCGGGGAGTTTAAACGCAGTGTGCTGGGGGCCTTCTGAAGGCCACAGGAGACTGACAGAATGCTCCGGAGCTCTCTGAGCGATGCGTGACAGCGGCAGAGTGACATCATGAGAGGCCCAATGCTCCTCCTACCCTCATTTTCGCACAGGCATCTTGGGTGGACTCAGTGCCCCGAAGATCTTTGATGAGCATGGATCCCAGATACTGTAGAAAAAAGATAAGAGACCGAGAGGAAGCTTAGAGAAAAGCCAGAGAGGATTTGGAGGGTGAACGCTCTGCACACTGAACCGGGGTAGTATACACAAAGTCTAAGGTCTAGATAGGCAAGAGTGTAgaatgcagatgtgtgtgtctgccagcACTTCTGCCAGTGTGAGCGATCAAACTGAtgatttagttatttttgtatatagctatatatatatatatttcgtATATGATGTCTAGAAAGCCTGATACAGTAAGTGTGTGCTTTGACAAAGTGGAATGAAGagtaattaattgaaattccattaatacaaaataaaaggcaGTTAAAAGACAGTTATCTGGCAAAGATAAGAATGTAAAGACACAGCGTGTTGACTGTGTGGTGCAGGGGGGCCGCTGCTGCACAGGAGGGGCTTACGCTAGCCTCGTAGCCGCAGGACTCGAAGATGAGCTTCTCGGGCTGGTGGTGCCAGTTCTGCACGGGGGCGTAGGGCGCGGCCAGGCTGGGGGGCCGCAGGGTCAGGCGGGGCTCCCGCGGCCGGTCCTCGTGCCGATCCTGGACGGGGCACACAGACGGCGCTCAGGGCCTTTCACTCGAGCTTCTGATTAAACCGGGTCGCTAACCGCTAAAGCTCTGCGCGGGTTCGGACCAGCATACTTAAGAGGTCTTATTTCTCAACATCACCCAAACAGGACCCTGTGACCACAGGACACAGGCTCTCACTGCACTCTCAATGCCAAAGCTGAAAACTAGCGACAGAGCGATTAGCTTCAGGGCCCCTTTGGAAAGACTTTCCCCAGATTGTTCTGGAAGCAGaaacaattttgtattttaacagttttaacTGGTCAAGTggttataaaaatgttattttttaggCTTGTTCAATACTTCTCAATACAAAACCCTACAACAGAAAGTTAAAACTCTATACTGATtgaactgtgtttttttaaacagcctcTTGACAGCAACCACAGTCACCAGGCTGAGTGTGAAGCACTGTGTGACAACTTGTTTGCATATGGCgcaatgtaaaaacaaagagagaCTGATTGTTTCATATGCCCCAAGCCAGCTTTGCTTTCTCAGGACAGCTGATctcctgacagacagacagacagacgtacagacagagagatgtaGCCACTCACATGAGTGCGATGCCGCTCGCCGTGGGAGCGGTGTGATGTGTCGTAGTCGGAGTCaccacctctcctcctcccagaaTCCGCAGGGGGTAGAAGCGGGTCCATGGAGCGGCCGGTGTAGGAGTCCATGTGACTGAGCGGGGAAGAGGGCTGGGATACCAGGTCCTGACACtgaacacgtgcacacacacacacacacacacaaacacagacagacaaacagacagacacaggcattGCATCTTAATAGAGGTTTGCCAGTTACACACAAGCTGTTCACAATATCCAGATACATTATGAGTGCATGGTAACAATTTTGGAATGTTCAGGAACCATCTCCAGCTGCTTGTTGAGCGGTGGGTGCATACTGACAGAAATGAAGCTCTTTACAGTACCATATTGTTTGAAAAGCAGCACACTGGAAAGCACTATCATGTCACGTAAAGAGTGCCATGGTGAGCTTATTCAAATATTCCCACTACGTTGACACTATCACTGAAAATCACTTCACGTAGCTTTTGTCTGGAACATATTTAtcaatgtgtacacacacttctTCTAATATGAATAACATTCCAGTATGACTGACTGGACTGCTTGAGAAAACACCTAATGGAATTCCAAACAGGCAGTATGCTGTTCAGCCCAAAAGGTTACGATCAATATGAAGAGAAAGCTTATCtcatctctttctgtttctatgACACTTCCTGTCCATGACGGTACACAAACCCAGCACAGTACTCTAATTACCCTTCACAAGTTCAGAAATCAGTGTTCTCAACCTACTCCTGTGTTAACTGAGCCTCTTGCCCATTTTCCAGCAGTGAACTCTGAGTGTTCATTATGTCTAGTTCAGCGGTACTCACTATTGCCCTTACAGAGTCTCAGTGACTCTCTATTAAAAGATCCCCTTGAAATCATAAACTATTTAGatccaagaaaccaggtgaggcaAGTAAACCAAGTCAGAAGTGTTTTTGTAATGCCCAGAGATGTCACCAGGGAATTGGGAGcacatgaaaagatctcacacattgggccccaccaccccagtgGGGACTCCCAGCACGGTTAGAGCACAATTTCTTGAGGGCCCCAGTCAGGCAGGGCCCTTGGATtcgtcctaaccctaacccccataCAGCAGCCCTGGTAATGCCCTCTACTGTGGGACCACCAATTGAAGTTGCCTTTCGGGCAAGCTGGTAACAAGCCTTGCAAGATTGTCAGGAATATTTTTGTGACTGCACATTGtccctgaataaataaatacaattgaaAATCCAGCAACAAACATAACTGTGCAATCACCCTCTTCATGATGACTGATGAAGTGTCGAGTAACAGTGAAAACCTGCTCTCCCTCCCGCATGCTGGGAACATGATTCTGCCGGGTGTCATGAGCAACATGCTCTGTGGCGGGGTGGTGGGACGTGCTCACCCTGATTTGGGAGAGGCGCGGGGGCTTGACGGGGGGCTCCTCATAGGGCCGCTCTGCTAGAGATGCGATGATGCGTTTCCTGTGTCCGAGCAGCGTGATCTTCAGCACCTGAAGCAATGTTTGACAGAAAAGCACACAGGCTGAgctacatacaaatacatacagtgTGCACTAAAGCACATGCGGACATCCTCCCTATACTGTAttacaccccacacactgcattagctacacaagcacacaagggGCACTTCAGCTAATGGCAGAACTGAGCTACTTCTGCACACAGGGAATGGGCCTGTACTGCTCAAatccaaacacactcacacacacacacaaacacacacagacgcaccaGAACATATGTTCACTGACCACTGGTCCGGTCTATCACACCAGCAGTCTTACTGACCCCTGACATGCCAAACTACAGGCCTGTGGCTTTGGCTCGCTGCACGCCAGCACAGCGGCCACCCTGACGCGCGTCAGGCTACGCCGACGCCGCGCGGCTCTTACGTTGACGATCTCCAGCTCCCACAGGTTCTTCACGCAGTCTAGCGTGCGGTAGCCGCTGGACAGGAAGTTGTGCAGGTACTCCTGCAGGCCCAGCGTGTCCAGCCAGGAGGACAGTGACGTGCTGCCATCGCAGCCCAGCGCcttcacctgcagggggagacacTGAGTCACATACCTTCGCCTGATGAGGTCAAAACAGGTAAAACAGGAGAACTGCACAACAGAGAACTAAGTACATAATCAAGGTAGATAAAAACTAGAGCCCAAGGGGTTTCAATGAGCCACACAGCGGAATAATCACTCCAGGAACAGAAATGCTTTCTTCTGCTCAGAAAGTGTGTGCTCAGAAACAGGCCACATTCACAAAGCGGCTCAGTTTAGGCTTATCTGCAGATTATCTGATGTTAAGATGaaaagcataaaatatattcatactTTGTGCTGCCTGTAGGGGGTGTACGTGTACAACGGGCTGCCTGTTGTGGCTGTAAAATACAGAGGCCCTCCTTTCAGGGGTAAAATAACACAGGGTTGCCTGTAGAGGGCATAACTACATAGGGCAGCCTGTAGAGGGTGTAAATACACAGGGttgcctgtgggggggggtaaCTCTACACAGGGCAGACTGTTAGGGGTGTAACTGTACACAGGGCTGCCTGTACAGGGTGTAACTACACAGGGCTGCCTATAGGGGGTGTATCAGCACATAGGACTGCTTAAGGAAGCAGGAATTTAACAGTGGCTGGGTATGAGAGCCCTCTGCTTGCACAGAGCCCCTGTCCGGAGGGCCCCACCTTGGGCAGGGAGCGCGCCGCCTGCAGGAGCTTCCTCCGATGGCCTGGGTCAGTGATCCCGATCTCCCGCAGGTCCTGCTCCTCCA encodes:
- the LOC118208009 gene encoding ankyrin repeat and SAM domain-containing protein 1A-like isoform X8 gives rise to the protein MMWQCHVSPSECRCYRLKGFSLLKRLPLSAGGRGLDQPVGDWLELVGLPQYESKLLLNGFDDLRYMGSNVMEEQDLREIGITDPGHRRKLLQAARSLPKVKALGCDGSTSLSSWLDTLGLQEYLHNFLSSGYRTLDCVKNLWELEIVNVLKITLLGHRKRIIASLAERPYEEPPVKPPRLSQIRCQDLVSQPSSPLSHMDSYTGRSMDPLLPPADSGRRRGGDSDYDTSHRSHGERHRTHDRHEDRPREPRLTLRPPSLAAPYAPVQNWHHQPEKLIFESCGYEASYLGSMLIKDLRGTESTQDACAKMRRSTEQMRKVPTIVLSITYKGVKFIDAANKNIIAEHEIRNISCAAQDPEDLCTFAYITKDLQTSHHYCHVFSTVDVNLTYEIILTLGQAFEVAYQLALQAQRNKHHHGAPSGLGSEVIETKSSRPVPKPRGSMRKSAGPPLLESRCCYCHTCTTHRPSFLPLHSVSPGVQMDPMELETDAQSQGSATWLVDPKDSKRTISTKYETTIF